The Pongo abelii isolate AG06213 chromosome 7, NHGRI_mPonAbe1-v2.0_pri, whole genome shotgun sequence genome contains the following window.
TTTCCACCTTGCTGCTGTGGCAAAAGATGCTGCTGCTATGACGAAGGATGCTGCTGCTATGATGACGGACGTTGCCGCTATGGCAAAGGATGCTGCCGCTATGGCGAAGGATGCTGCCACTATGCCAAAGGATGCTGCCGCTATGGCGAAGGATGCTGCCACTATGGCGAAGGATGATGCTGCTATGACGAAGGATGCTGCCGCTATGGCGAAGGATGCTGCCACTATGCCAAAGGATGCTGCCGCTATGCCAAAGGATGCTGCCGCTATGGCAAAGGATGCTGCCACTATGGCGAAGGATGATGCTGCTATGATGACGGACGATGATGCTGCTATGATGACGGACGATGATGCTGCTATGATGACGGACGCTGCCACTATGGCGAAGGATGCTGCCGCTATGCCGAAGGATGCTGCCGCTATGGCAAAGGATGCTGCCGCTATGGCGAAGGATGCTGCCACAAACTTTGGTGCACAGGCATCTGTTTGCGTCTTTGCTTTCAATTCCTGTGGGTGgagctaggagtggaattgctgggtcacacaGTGACTCTTGGAGGAGCTGCCAGGCTTATTCCAGAGGGCCGCATGGgttgacattcccaccagcattgcaCAAACGTTCCAGTGACTCCACGTCCCCCCCCCCGCACTGGTTATTCACCTTTAGTAATATGACCATCTTTGTCAGTGTGCAGTATCTCTCTGTGGATtccatttgcatttccttgatgactgaggatgttgagcatctttgcaTTTGCTTGAGGGCAATTTCTACATTTTGTACATCTTTGGAAGATCTGCCCAGACCGGCACAGGCCCAAAGTTGTtcgtttgtttgcttgtttgtttttgagacggagtctcactctgtcgcccaggctggagtacaatggcatgatctcggctcactgcaacctccacctcccaggttcaagggattctcttgcctcagcctcccaagtagctgggatcacaggcatgcgccaccacgcccggctaattttgtatttttagtagagacagggtttcaccatgttggtcaggctggtcttgaactcccgacctcaggtgatccgcccgggCACAGGGTCAGAGTTTTAAGAAAAAACCACAAACTGCTATGAAGTTTGAGGCTACCAGGGTGGGGCGCCAAGCCAAGGTTCCTCGGGACGCGCGAGGCTGGTGCTCCAGGCGGGCCCGCGGGAAGAGGGGGCAGGAAGGGGGCCGGGGCGGGCTCTCCGGGACGGTTCCGGGAGGGCGTCCTGGGCGGGCCCTGCGTCAGGTTGCAGTTTCACTTTTAGGTCTGGGCACCTCCAGCTCCTGCTCGCCGGACGGCTCCCAGGGAGAGCAGACGCGCCACCCTCGGGGCGCCGACGGTCACGGTGAGCTGCGCCCCGCTCCCTCCCCCGGCCTGGCTGGAGCTCCCGGGTGGGGCCGGCCGCTGGCTCCTGGGTGGGGGATGCTGGCCCTGCTGCCCCAGCGTTCGCCCAGAAGGCCCCGCGCCGCACACGGGGGCGGAAGCTCCAGGCTTCGGGAAAGGCTGCCCTTGGCCAGCCCAGGGACCCGGCCTTTGGACCTGGGCTTGGGCTTGACTCCCAGGTCCGCCATCCAGGTTCCGGGGCCGGTGCTGGTCCCGCCCCCAGCTGCCTTCTGGGCCCAGCCTCCACTTTCAGCAGACCCGGCACTCAGAGGCTTCCTGAGGCAGCTGCAGCCCCTCCACAGTGGCCCAGGTGACCCATATCCCAGCGGAGGCCCGCTATGGCCTCTGACCCCCAAAGCCTCAGCCTTGGAAAGGTGGCTCATGGAGCTCCAGGCACAGAGAAGGCCCTGGAGGAC
Protein-coding sequences here:
- the LOC134761976 gene encoding uncharacterized protein LOC134761976, whose translation is MQRCSTSSVIKEMQMESTERYCTLTKMVILLKLHPQELKAKTQTDACAPKFVAASFAIAAASFAIAAASFGIAAASFAIVAASVIIAASSSVIIAASSSVIIAASSFAIVAASFAIAAASFGIAAASFGIVAASFAIAAASFVIAASSFAIVAASFAIAAASFGIVAASFAIAAASFAIAATSVIIAAASFVIAAASFATAARWKPCPSTEARID